One genomic region from Sulfurimonas sp. encodes:
- a CDS encoding methyl-accepting chemotaxis protein → MALMKKNTSNSSAVVSHSSGGGDKRRQRTLAKQQQISESIAGVSMTILENAQESVSAIEQLKSSMEQIATAAEENSGASEQALSNVKGINSNISRMNTTISTVISSTLSTGENIMASVEKINDSVGRMATAVKVAEESSTKSEELKVSSQNIGDAVGFIAKIADQTNLLALNAAIEASRAKEHGKGFAVVADETRALAGESEKNAEFISELVTKIQGSIDQIISSIGETTTTISGNGVKGNALSAKMEELTKIAVYSVEAARSVDTYTQRLSDFVSKINDGSQDIANASSEIALSVEKTLNGIDIQSDALAQTEDDIKELSNLAEELKFSTDTMKSAEDIALSADTIGSSMEDIQNALEDVTNALNQIESSSHTTNKSALNNKELIESGIEAAKDIDKLIEIARRNFDLLKVSFNSVKNTVSEIRGAFSDSIREGNSAASELNVIVKETRNVDKTVGSISNSIVQLNMLAISGSIEAARAGDFGKGFAVVSSDIRNLAKDSESNTDKINDIVESMNSEIDIVRTDWNNLLASQGNEQSLIDALINDIVKITDMLVDLLDRYTGLKAVNDQNLEGMNQVVIGISEIQKAVELSARNAMESRKASELIIETISHISDGVEELAVMADELQQG, encoded by the coding sequence ATGGCACTAATGAAAAAAAATACTTCAAACTCATCAGCAGTTGTTTCACATAGTAGTGGCGGTGGCGATAAAAGAAGACAAAGAACTTTGGCAAAACAACAACAAATCTCTGAGAGTATTGCTGGTGTTTCTATGACAATCCTTGAGAATGCACAAGAGAGTGTAAGCGCGATAGAGCAACTTAAGTCTTCTATGGAGCAGATTGCAACGGCTGCTGAAGAAAACAGTGGTGCAAGTGAACAAGCTCTCTCAAATGTAAAAGGTATCAATAGTAATATAAGTAGAATGAATACTACGATAAGTACAGTTATATCTTCTACTCTTTCAACTGGTGAAAATATTATGGCATCTGTTGAAAAGATTAATGATTCTGTTGGGCGAATGGCTACTGCTGTTAAAGTTGCAGAGGAATCATCAACAAAAAGTGAAGAGTTAAAAGTATCTTCACAAAATATTGGAGATGCTGTTGGTTTTATTGCTAAGATTGCAGATCAAACTAATCTTCTTGCCTTAAATGCTGCCATAGAAGCAAGCCGAGCAAAAGAGCATGGAAAGGGCTTTGCAGTTGTTGCTGATGAAACTCGAGCTTTAGCTGGAGAGAGTGAAAAAAATGCTGAGTTTATATCTGAACTTGTTACAAAAATCCAAGGAAGTATAGACCAAATCATCTCTAGTATTGGTGAAACTACAACTACAATTTCTGGTAATGGTGTTAAGGGTAATGCATTAAGTGCTAAAATGGAAGAACTCACTAAGATAGCTGTATATTCGGTTGAAGCGGCTAGAAGTGTAGATACTTATACTCAAAGACTTAGTGATTTTGTTTCTAAGATAAATGATGGTTCTCAAGATATAGCAAATGCATCTAGTGAGATAGCACTTTCAGTTGAAAAAACTTTAAATGGTATAGACATACAGTCAGATGCTCTGGCTCAAACAGAAGATGACATTAAAGAACTATCAAACCTTGCAGAAGAGTTAAAATTTTCAACAGACACGATGAAGTCAGCAGAAGATATAGCTCTCTCAGCAGATACCATAGGTAGTTCTATGGAAGATATCCAAAATGCTCTTGAAGATGTTACAAATGCACTAAATCAAATAGAATCTTCTTCTCATACAACAAACAAAAGTGCTCTTAATAACAAAGAACTTATAGAATCGGGTATAGAAGCAGCGAAAGATATAGATAAACTTATAGAAATAGCAAGAAGAAATTTTGATCTTTTAAAAGTTTCCTTTAATTCTGTTAAAAACACTGTAAGTGAGATTAGAGGAGCTTTTAGTGATTCTATAAGGGAAGGAAATAGTGCAGCAAGTGAACTTAATGTTATCGTAAAAGAAACTAGAAATGTTGATAAAACAGTTGGAAGTATTTCAAACTCCATCGTTCAGTTAAATATGCTTGCAATAAGTGGTTCTATTGAAGCTGCTCGTGCTGGTGACTTTGGTAAAGGTTTTGCAGTTGTAAGTTCAGATATTAGAAACTTAGCAAAAGATTCAGAATCAAATACTGATAAAATAAATGATATCGTAGAGTCTATGAACTCTGAGATTGATATAGTTAGAACAGATTGGAATAATCTTCTAGCATCTCAAGGGAATGAGCAATCACTTATAGATGCTTTAATAAATGACATAGTAAAAATAACTGACATGCTTGTTGATTTATTAGATAGATATACAGGTCTTAAAGCTGTTAATGATCAAAATCTTGAAGGTATGAATCAAGTTGTTATAGGAATAAGTGAAATTCAAAAAGCAGTTGAACTAAGTGCAAGAAATGCTATGGAATCTCGTAAAGCAAGTGAACTTATTATAGAAACCATTTCTCATATAAGTGATGGTGTTGAAGAGTTGGCAGTTATGGCAGATGAGCTTCAACAAGGGTAA
- a CDS encoding PAS domain-containing protein, with amino-acid sequence MSDNNSKVSTEGLTFLEDGEVLYNDLYLLSETDEKGIVEYASDSFLKIANMHAEDMIGQPHNVVRHPDMPRAAFKSLWNDVESKGFWTGYVKNARKGGGHYWVYATVLRSVDKNGKTKYVSIRVKPSREEIKKAEALYATLD; translated from the coding sequence GTGTCTGATAATAACAGCAAAGTAAGTACAGAAGGCTTGACATTTTTAGAAGATGGCGAAGTTTTATATAATGATTTATATCTTTTAAGTGAAACTGATGAAAAGGGAATTGTTGAGTATGCAAGTGACTCTTTTTTAAAAATAGCAAATATGCATGCAGAAGATATGATTGGTCAACCCCACAATGTGGTTCGTCATCCAGATATGCCTCGTGCAGCTTTCAAATCTCTTTGGAACGATGTAGAGTCTAAAGGTTTTTGGACAGGTTATGTTAAAAATGCACGAAAAGGTGGAGGGCATTACTGGGTATATGCAACAGTTCTTCGTTCAGTTGATAAAAATGGTAAAACAAAATATGTCTCTATCCGCGTTAAACCATCTCGTGAAGAAATCAAAAAAGCCGAAGCGCTTTATGCAACTCTAGATTAG